One segment of Vicia villosa cultivar HV-30 ecotype Madison, WI unplaced genomic scaffold, Vvil1.0 ctg.001771F_1_1, whole genome shotgun sequence DNA contains the following:
- the LOC131636537 gene encoding uncharacterized protein LOC131636537: MMNPLLGFVHEGKRNDEEEDPRERSTKKFKGKGLDGIEDNIVFVHSGAQKPISFKELFLGSTSESFQQISQEEHGVTDTNLCGEMQIAEHRFGEYECPEIILSEKEEERIAGPWRKGVIVKMLGKRIGYRALENRLNQMWARNGTISVVDLGNDYFMVSFTSDTDHDNALMEGPWLIYDHYLTVREWRPNFCPTSDAIEEIAVWVRISGLPLEYYDARVLSFIGNRIGQTVKVDRNTLCIERGKYARLCVQMDLTKLLLAMFSIKGRHYKIEYEGLHRLCMICGRFGHVKDGCGEFQVAHTPRDDGNTIVQKVNDGAANEKPTREDGPWVVVQKTGRNRRTSPHIFRDTTKKTAAILIGGAPIVTIQCCCF; encoded by the coding sequence CTCGTGAGCGGAGCACTAAAAAATTCAAAGGAAAGGGACTAGATGGGATAGAGGATAATATTGTTTTCGTTCATAGTGGCGCACAAAAACCCATCTCTTTCAAGGAGCTGTTTCTCGGATCAACGTCAGAGTCATTTCAACAAATATCACAAGAAGAACATGGAGTCACTGATACTAATTTGTGTGGGGAAATGCAAATTGCGGAACATCGATTTGGAGAGTATGAGTGTCCGGAAATCATACTGTCTGAAAAGGAAGAGGAAAGAATTGCTGGACCATGGAGGAAAGGAGTGATTGTAAAAATGCTGGGAAAGCGAATAGGCTACAGAGCCCTGGAAAATCGTTTAAACCAGATGTGGGCGAGAAATGGTACAATAAGCGTTGTTGATCTGGGTAATGACTATTTCATGGTTTCCTTTACCAGCGATACAGATCATGATAATGCTTTGATGGAAGGGCCTTGGTTGATTTATGATCACTACCTCACAGTTAGAGAATGGAGACCAAATTTCTGTCCAACTAGTGATGCTATTGAGGAGATTGCTGTATGGGTGAGAATCTCAGGACTTCCCTTAGAATATTACGATGCCAGAGTCTTATCCTTTATCGGCAATAGAATTGGGCAAACAGTAAAGGTGGATAGGAACACTCTGTGTATTGAAAGAGGGAAATATGCTAGATTGTGTGTGCAAATGGATCTCACAAAACTGCTGCTTGCTATGTTTTCCATAAAAGGGCGGCACTACAAAATAGAATACGAAGGTCTCCACCGCCTATGCATGATTTGTGGCAGATTTGGGCATGTCAAAGACGGATGTGGAGAATTTCAAGTCGCACATACTCCAAGAGATGACGGAAATACCATTGTTCAGAAAGTTAATGACGGGGCAGCAAATGAGAAGCCTACTAGAGAAGATGGTCCCTGGGTGGTGGTTCAGAAAACCGGAAGAAATAGAAGAACATCCCCGCATATTTTCAGAGATACAACAAAGAAGACGGCGGCGATTTTAATCGGAGGTGCTCCGATTGTGACAATACAATgttgttgtttttaa